A portion of the Adhaeribacter radiodurans genome contains these proteins:
- a CDS encoding O-antigen ligase family protein: MHSTIIKEPKANNIILPVAIIAAIASGWLTVKVGVFMPLALVGIVIAFAFTAAVFIQPKVGFIAYIIYCFIITAILRNSPVAPPIGPLMDGLLLLSCVAVAFNRYQYHWSNLRNGHFLLAFVWFLINLIEIVNPAGASRIGWLQEMRFTSLNWLLIALLSAVLFTQKKDLDFFLKLVLGLSLLATLYGMKQLYIGLTEGEQRWLDAGADLTHIVFGKLRVFSLFTDAGQFGASQAHLGLVALVLALGPFKWWKKIVLGIASAILLYGMLISGTRGALFALVVGVFVALFLSKQTKTLIVGCALALGSLYILKYTTIGNSYSYHIVRLRTALDPEDISLNVRFNNQQKLKKYLADLPFGGGVGVSGMNGTTYNSDKFLSIIPPDSYWVKVWVMYGVVGLVIWFGIIMYILGKCSGIIWNLKDPKLRIKLIALTAGTAGVFACSYGNEVINGIPSALIVYISWSFVFLAPKLDSKN; the protein is encoded by the coding sequence ATGCATTCAACCATCATTAAAGAGCCTAAGGCAAATAATATTATTTTGCCTGTAGCCATAATCGCTGCTATTGCATCCGGTTGGCTAACGGTTAAAGTTGGCGTGTTCATGCCTTTGGCACTGGTGGGTATAGTTATAGCATTTGCTTTTACGGCCGCCGTATTTATTCAGCCTAAAGTAGGGTTTATTGCTTATATTATTTATTGCTTTATAATAACCGCTATTCTTAGAAATTCACCTGTTGCTCCTCCCATTGGCCCTTTAATGGACGGGTTATTGTTACTTTCCTGTGTTGCAGTAGCTTTCAATAGGTACCAATACCATTGGAGCAACCTTCGAAACGGGCATTTTTTGCTTGCTTTTGTTTGGTTCCTGATAAACTTAATTGAAATAGTAAACCCAGCAGGTGCCAGCAGGATAGGCTGGCTTCAGGAAATGCGGTTTACTTCATTAAACTGGTTATTGATTGCCCTGCTCAGCGCTGTTTTATTTACGCAGAAGAAAGATTTAGACTTTTTTTTAAAGCTTGTACTGGGCTTATCTCTCCTGGCTACTTTATATGGCATGAAACAGCTGTATATTGGATTAACCGAAGGGGAGCAAAGATGGCTGGATGCAGGCGCAGACCTAACCCACATCGTTTTTGGTAAGCTACGGGTTTTTTCTTTGTTTACCGATGCCGGTCAGTTCGGGGCATCCCAGGCGCATTTGGGTTTAGTAGCCCTGGTTTTGGCCCTAGGCCCGTTTAAATGGTGGAAAAAAATAGTATTAGGCATAGCTTCGGCCATTTTGCTGTATGGTATGCTAATATCTGGCACCCGCGGTGCTTTATTTGCCCTGGTAGTAGGCGTTTTTGTGGCTTTATTCTTAAGCAAGCAAACTAAAACGTTAATTGTAGGTTGTGCACTGGCTTTAGGCAGTTTGTATATTTTAAAATACACTACTATCGGTAATTCTTATTCTTACCACATAGTAAGGCTCCGCACAGCACTTGATCCCGAGGACATATCTTTAAACGTACGGTTCAATAACCAACAAAAATTAAAAAAATACCTCGCTGATCTTCCTTTTGGCGGTGGTGTTGGCGTAAGTGGCATGAATGGCACTACCTACAATTCAGATAAGTTTCTTTCAATCATCCCGCCCGATAGTTACTGGGTAAAAGTTTGGGTAATGTACGGCGTGGTTGGTTTAGTTATCTGGTTTGGCATCATCATGTACATTCTGGGTAAATGCAGCGGCATTATCTGGAACCTAAAAGACCCCAAATTACGCATAAAATTAATAGCCCTAACGGCTGGTACCGCCGGAGTTTTCGCCTGTAGCTATGGCAATGAGGTAATAAACGGCATTCCTTCGGCCCTGATTGTTTATATCTCCTGGTCCTTCGTTTTCCTGGCTCCCAAATTAGATTCAAAAAATTAA
- a CDS encoding GumC family protein — protein MTFKSFYRLMLRNWLILISIPLITAASIYYFARKMDKEYTSDTVIYTGIASGVGIKTDNSSDYFATNRAFANLLNLINSRETKQEVALRILASHLQLKKYDPAVLSWKTYTHLNELISEPLKKKLVGTTVEETVKKLENYLKSNQQNEIYTILNSEEPGYSLKALSKINATQLPNSNLLKIDFSSNDAVMCQQTLEILSNVFIRKHTELMEGQNESVMNYFETATTKAYKRLEAAEENFLKFHKTNSLINYNEQASAIAADKQHMLENYNSLEMQYAGAFGALKAVEKTLKERGAVNLYNQEILQLRDQLSKLNTQLAEVEVINRGKSNAAATSQIATLKQQADVIENKIRITMDNAYSKIQSVQAVLSKDLLNEWIKNTVLVEELKGQLFVIRRQLKVFGEEYDKVAPLGAELRKIEREKDLAEKEYFSLLNGLTESKLNQRNIEITSELTVVDPPYTPVKAIKSNLLLLLLFGASGTFFMVTAYLVGSEMLDNSLKNTFVATQQTGFPIVGILPVLFGKKKQQILQAKTAEELLSRQVLLKMQQRNNANEPFIIGVLSSLAEEGKSTAISILTNQLNTKGIKTLALFPEDHTNQIASGTHTSFYSPLYGLNNRITIADILIGKNYPSYSVIFIEFPAVLENTYPASLLKYLDFIVLTVRANRTWQKTDQAVFEEIKKVSHAPIEVLLNGVLAKNDDTLTSIKHTATPKAVKPKVIQPIIGQQEEVHLPV, from the coding sequence ATGACATTTAAGAGTTTTTACCGGTTAATGCTGCGCAATTGGCTTATACTTATAAGCATACCATTAATTACTGCAGCCTCCATATATTACTTTGCCCGTAAAATGGATAAAGAATACACTTCAGATACTGTTATTTACACTGGTATCGCATCTGGAGTAGGCATAAAAACAGATAACAGCTCAGATTACTTTGCTACCAATCGGGCTTTTGCCAATTTGCTTAACCTTATTAACTCCCGCGAAACTAAACAAGAAGTTGCCCTGCGTATATTGGCTTCGCACCTACAGCTAAAGAAGTATGACCCGGCAGTACTTAGCTGGAAAACGTATACTCATTTAAATGAACTAATTTCAGAGCCTTTAAAGAAAAAGTTAGTTGGCACAACAGTAGAAGAAACTGTTAAAAAGCTGGAAAATTATTTAAAATCTAACCAGCAGAACGAAATCTATACTATCCTAAACTCCGAGGAACCTGGGTATTCTTTAAAAGCACTTTCTAAAATTAACGCTACCCAACTACCTAATAGTAATTTACTAAAAATAGATTTTTCTTCTAATGATGCCGTTATGTGCCAGCAAACTCTTGAAATTCTAAGCAATGTTTTTATCCGGAAACATACAGAATTGATGGAAGGCCAAAACGAATCGGTAATGAACTACTTTGAAACTGCTACTACTAAGGCCTATAAGAGACTGGAAGCTGCCGAAGAAAATTTCTTGAAATTCCATAAAACTAATAGCCTCATTAATTATAATGAACAAGCATCTGCTATTGCCGCCGACAAGCAGCACATGCTCGAAAATTACAACTCCTTAGAAATGCAGTATGCCGGTGCTTTTGGTGCGCTTAAAGCAGTTGAAAAAACATTAAAGGAACGGGGTGCGGTTAATCTTTATAATCAAGAAATTTTACAATTAAGAGATCAGCTTTCTAAACTCAATACGCAACTTGCAGAAGTAGAAGTAATAAATCGGGGAAAATCTAATGCAGCAGCTACCAGTCAAATAGCTACTTTAAAACAACAAGCTGATGTAATTGAAAACAAAATTAGAATAACCATGGATAATGCGTATTCTAAAATTCAATCTGTTCAAGCGGTATTAAGCAAAGACTTACTGAATGAATGGATCAAAAATACCGTTTTAGTGGAGGAACTAAAAGGTCAGCTTTTTGTAATTCGCCGGCAATTAAAAGTTTTTGGAGAAGAATACGACAAGGTGGCTCCTTTAGGAGCAGAGCTTCGTAAAATAGAACGGGAAAAAGATTTAGCTGAGAAAGAGTATTTTTCTTTGCTCAATGGCTTAACCGAAAGCAAACTTAATCAACGGAACATCGAAATCACATCGGAACTTACCGTAGTGGATCCGCCTTATACCCCAGTTAAGGCTATTAAATCTAATTTGCTATTACTCCTCTTATTTGGCGCCTCCGGTACCTTCTTTATGGTTACTGCTTACTTGGTTGGTTCTGAAATGTTAGACAATTCGTTAAAGAATACCTTTGTAGCAACTCAGCAAACCGGATTCCCGATAGTAGGTATTCTCCCCGTATTATTTGGCAAAAAGAAACAGCAGATTTTACAGGCTAAAACCGCAGAAGAATTACTTTCTCGGCAAGTACTCCTAAAAATGCAACAACGGAACAATGCCAATGAGCCATTTATTATAGGCGTTTTAAGCAGTTTAGCGGAAGAAGGAAAAAGCACAGCAATCAGCATTTTAACGAATCAGTTAAATACCAAAGGTATAAAAACGCTTGCCTTATTTCCTGAAGATCATACTAACCAAATTGCTTCTGGTACGCATACTTCTTTTTACTCTCCTCTTTACGGCTTAAATAACCGGATAACCATTGCTGATATATTAATCGGTAAAAATTATCCTTCTTATTCTGTGATTTTTATTGAATTTCCGGCTGTTTTAGAAAATACCTATCCCGCATCGCTATTAAAGTACCTGGATTTTATAGTGCTTACTGTAAGAGCAAATCGTACCTGGCAAAAAACAGATCAAGCAGTATTTGAAGAGATTAAAAAAGTTTCGCATGCTCCCATTGAAGTTTTACTAAATGGAGTACTGGCCAAAAACGACGATACGCTCACAAGCATTAAGCACACAGCAACTCCCAAAGCGGTAAAGCCAAAAGTAATTCAACCAATTATAGGCCAGCAAGAGGAAGTACACCTGCCAGTTTAA
- a CDS encoding TolC family protein yields MKKILVSLLLSSSILLAFGQNNPQPTDWQEKFFKSPEIALPLLIDAAVKYSAQIEKLDAAKQIAYDNIRLSRKQILNGLAVGSGYSYGTMLNTVNGDQQVSQINAFNLPARAQYNSGINLSLSLGQLLGRKYEVHRQELTLKQAEADRKTEEREIRQLVIKTYQEVSLAKVTWEQSVDALQSADINKKLADKKFKLGQIELDELMVVNDFYTKSAMAQEQFKNKYETVYLILEELTGITINDLMNRK; encoded by the coding sequence ATGAAAAAAATATTAGTATCTCTTCTTCTTTCTTCCAGTATACTGCTGGCATTTGGGCAAAATAATCCCCAACCAACAGATTGGCAGGAAAAGTTCTTCAAATCGCCGGAAATTGCGCTTCCGCTGTTGATTGATGCGGCCGTAAAGTACTCTGCCCAAATTGAAAAATTGGACGCGGCCAAACAAATTGCTTATGACAATATTCGGCTATCCCGCAAACAAATATTAAACGGGCTAGCAGTGGGGTCAGGCTACAGTTATGGCACCATGTTAAATACCGTTAACGGCGACCAACAAGTGAGTCAGATCAATGCTTTTAATTTACCAGCCCGGGCACAGTACAATTCCGGAATAAATTTAAGCCTTTCTCTGGGCCAGCTACTTGGCCGCAAGTATGAAGTGCACCGGCAAGAATTAACTTTAAAACAAGCCGAAGCGGATCGTAAAACCGAAGAAAGAGAAATCAGGCAGTTAGTTATTAAAACCTACCAAGAAGTAAGCTTAGCAAAAGTTACCTGGGAGCAATCGGTAGATGCCTTGCAGTCGGCGGATATAAACAAAAAATTAGCTGATAAAAAATTCAAATTAGGTCAGATTGAACTGGATGAGTTAATGGTGGTGAATGATTTCTACACCAAGTCGGCCATGGCGCAAGAACAATTTAAAAATAAGTACGAAACAGTATACCTAATATTAGAAGAACTAACAGGAATCACCATTAACGATTTAATGAACCGAAAATGA
- a CDS encoding sugar transferase, with protein MRKRVVCLGSNEQEVQDFTSEFAADVDVQHFDNPTNFLSWLAKGEYFDAILDSASLTSPLGLNLIRTLKKDIGIKEPIFWLTNDSVSSGLQSMLVDAGVTDIFSQKIEKEKLLAQLQLTDTGKTAISATQKNPYAYQNPIGKRTFDILVSATALLCLSPLFLLVALLVKLESKGPAFYYSYRVGTGYRIFRFWKFRSMRQNADKMLTSMKNLNQYQTAIAEEPAQQFTSLCAACTAAGTNCQSPLIDSQGKTICEKQYKVAKQAENGAAFIKIANDPRITKIGMFLRNTSLDELPQLYNVLRGDMSIVGNRPLPLYEAEKITTDHFAARFIAPAGITGLWQVSKRGKGGNMSEEERKELDIEYAKNFSLRKDLQIILKTFPALFQKENV; from the coding sequence ATGAGAAAGAGAGTAGTTTGTCTCGGCTCTAACGAACAAGAAGTTCAAGACTTCACTTCTGAATTTGCAGCAGATGTAGATGTTCAGCATTTTGATAATCCAACCAATTTTTTGTCGTGGTTAGCCAAAGGTGAATACTTTGATGCCATCTTAGATTCGGCTAGTCTTACTTCGCCCCTAGGCTTAAACTTAATCCGGACCTTAAAAAAAGATATCGGAATTAAAGAACCCATTTTCTGGTTAACTAACGATTCTGTTTCATCGGGTTTACAATCGATGCTGGTTGATGCAGGAGTAACGGATATCTTTTCGCAAAAAATAGAAAAAGAAAAACTACTCGCCCAACTTCAATTAACCGATACCGGCAAAACAGCTATTTCTGCAACCCAGAAAAATCCTTACGCCTACCAAAATCCTATAGGTAAGCGTACTTTTGATATTCTGGTTTCTGCTACTGCCCTATTATGCCTTTCTCCTTTATTTCTGCTAGTTGCTTTATTAGTTAAGCTGGAGTCTAAAGGACCGGCTTTTTATTATTCTTACCGGGTTGGCACTGGTTATCGTATTTTTCGCTTCTGGAAATTCAGGTCTATGCGGCAAAATGCAGACAAGATGCTGACTTCCATGAAAAATTTAAATCAGTATCAGACTGCTATTGCAGAAGAGCCTGCTCAACAATTTACCAGTTTATGTGCGGCCTGTACGGCTGCCGGTACCAATTGCCAGAGCCCACTTATTGATAGCCAGGGAAAAACCATTTGTGAAAAGCAATATAAGGTTGCGAAACAAGCCGAAAATGGAGCTGCTTTTATTAAAATAGCGAATGATCCCCGCATTACTAAAATTGGCATGTTTTTACGTAATACCAGCCTGGACGAGCTCCCGCAGTTGTATAATGTATTGCGTGGCGATATGTCAATAGTCGGAAACAGGCCATTGCCTTTGTACGAAGCTGAAAAAATTACCACAGATCATTTTGCCGCCAGATTTATTGCTCCTGCCGGAATTACTGGCCTTTGGCAGGTAAGTAAACGCGGTAAAGGAGGAAATATGTCGGAAGAAGAGCGCAAAGAGTTGGACATTGAATACGCCAAAAATTTCTCCCTTAGAAAAGACTTGCAAATAATTCTAAAAACTTTTCCGGCTTTATTTCAAAAAGAAAACGTTTGA
- a CDS encoding response regulator transcription factor — translation MKKRLLIVDDEPSIGLILEHYFAKEYLVQVKSNGQEAMTWLQEGHHIDAIVADFEMPLMNGLDFIKQLRATTKFSDIPLIMLSGKDETSNKITCLKQGADDYMIKPFNPEELDIRIKNVLRRIKA, via the coding sequence ATGAAGAAAAGATTACTTATTGTAGACGATGAACCATCTATAGGTCTGATTTTAGAGCATTATTTCGCAAAAGAATACTTAGTACAAGTAAAGTCAAACGGACAGGAAGCCATGACCTGGCTCCAGGAAGGTCATCACATAGATGCTATAGTAGCCGACTTTGAGATGCCCTTGATGAATGGCCTCGATTTTATTAAGCAATTACGTGCTACTACTAAGTTTAGTGATATTCCCTTAATCATGCTATCGGGTAAAGATGAAACCAGCAACAAAATTACCTGCTTAAAACAAGGAGCCGACGATTACATGATAAAACCTTTTAACCCGGAAGAATTGGATATCCGGATTAAAAATGTACTAAGAAGAATTAAAGCTTAA
- a CDS encoding response regulator, with product MEFIRQLVEISPNPIYVRDELGKFVLMNDAYAQLHQQSASYILNKGFLDSDYSYESDLEIIKSNNQVTIEDLFEQENGQQIWFNTTKKPFTSPDGARFLLSTSNDITTFKKSILEKQEANQIKLQFVNNLKEEFKADINTIVGLTRLLKKGFISVEQEDYLRLIQSIADNLLDAPDHVLEFTKLQTGDIVFKATTFDIASILHYSTSALVTKTEDHKIEVQIGELPNQLPLVQGDPYRLNQIFTNLISYSVKHASKGQISVGARIQAKLVKIVNVEFSVRVNNWNSNSDKLESIFASSTKPDGNEHFTFDNLDVRLKICKKIVELQGGKMWLKTISNQEKEFSFIIPFPIKEEKNESGKPEIPENSDELKGLHILLAEDNPANQLLVISQLKYWEAQVEVAQDGVEACEKARAKPYDLILMDIDMPHMNGIEATATIRKESNPNQNTPIIAFTANASKIDVNRYKESGFSDYLFKPYPEANLYLTVARNVITQGEENLVKGSAESNLLSSTIHNQEPPTITPLESALEPITLEPALYDFSGLGNLAEDANFVRKMQQLFIDLVPSQLEKLSFSISQEDWSTVAHIAHSLKSTYGNIGIKGAAQAATKMEEICNKRNNFSDLDNLLKIVNSTTDKVIAVFQEQLHSTINS from the coding sequence ATGGAATTTATTCGGCAACTAGTTGAAATTAGCCCTAATCCTATTTATGTACGAGATGAGCTAGGTAAGTTTGTGCTTATGAACGATGCTTACGCTCAGTTACACCAGCAAAGTGCATCGTATATCTTGAATAAAGGCTTTCTAGATTCTGATTATTCTTACGAATCTGATTTGGAGATTATAAAATCAAACAATCAGGTTACTATAGAAGATTTATTTGAGCAAGAGAATGGCCAACAAATTTGGTTTAATACTACTAAAAAGCCATTTACATCACCGGATGGTGCCCGTTTTCTTTTATCTACTTCCAACGACATTACTACGTTTAAAAAATCTATACTAGAAAAACAAGAAGCTAATCAGATTAAGCTGCAATTTGTAAATAACTTAAAGGAAGAATTTAAAGCTGATATAAATACTATTGTCGGCTTAACAAGACTTTTAAAGAAAGGCTTTATTAGCGTAGAGCAGGAAGATTACCTACGCCTGATTCAATCTATTGCTGATAATCTTTTAGATGCTCCTGACCATGTTCTGGAATTTACTAAATTACAAACAGGCGACATTGTTTTTAAAGCTACAACGTTTGACATTGCTTCTATTTTACATTACTCCACCAGCGCACTAGTTACAAAAACTGAAGACCATAAGATAGAAGTACAAATTGGTGAATTACCTAACCAGCTTCCTTTGGTACAAGGCGACCCTTATCGTTTAAACCAAATTTTTACTAATTTGATCTCCTACTCTGTAAAACATGCTTCTAAGGGTCAGATATCAGTTGGTGCCCGAATTCAAGCTAAATTGGTTAAAATAGTAAATGTGGAGTTTTCGGTTAGGGTTAATAATTGGAATAGTAACTCAGATAAACTAGAAAGCATTTTTGCTAGTTCTACAAAGCCCGATGGCAACGAACATTTTACGTTTGACAACCTGGATGTTAGACTAAAAATTTGCAAAAAAATAGTAGAACTTCAGGGTGGTAAGATGTGGTTAAAAACAATATCCAACCAAGAAAAGGAATTTTCTTTTATTATACCCTTTCCAATAAAGGAAGAGAAAAATGAATCAGGCAAGCCAGAAATACCAGAGAATTCAGATGAATTAAAAGGACTGCACATTTTATTAGCAGAAGATAATCCAGCAAATCAACTTTTAGTAATTTCACAGCTTAAATATTGGGAAGCACAAGTAGAAGTAGCCCAAGATGGAGTAGAAGCTTGTGAGAAAGCCAGAGCAAAGCCGTATGATCTTATTCTGATGGATATTGATATGCCGCATATGAATGGGATTGAGGCAACCGCTACTATTCGAAAAGAGTCTAATCCCAATCAAAACACCCCAATAATTGCATTTACGGCTAATGCCAGTAAAATTGATGTAAACAGATATAAAGAATCCGGCTTCTCTGATTATTTATTTAAACCATATCCTGAAGCGAACTTGTACCTGACCGTTGCTCGTAACGTTATAACTCAAGGTGAAGAAAATCTTGTGAAAGGCTCTGCTGAAAGCAATTTACTTTCTTCTACTATCCATAATCAGGAACCGCCTACTATTACTCCATTAGAAAGTGCGCTAGAACCAATAACTCTGGAACCTGCATTGTACGACTTTTCGGGTTTAGGCAATTTGGCTGAAGATGCCAATTTCGTGAGAAAAATGCAGCAACTGTTTATTGATTTAGTGCCCAGCCAATTAGAAAAGCTTTCTTTCTCTATTTCTCAGGAAGATTGGAGTACCGTTGCGCATATTGCCCATAGTCTTAAATCTACATACGGGAACATAGGAATTAAAGGAGCTGCTCAAGCTGCCACAAAAATGGAAGAAATATGTAATAAGAGAAACAATTTCTCTGACCTGGATAATCTTCTTAAAATAGTTAATAGTACCACTGATAAGGTAATCGCTGTATTCCAAGAACAACTTCACTCCACGATCAATTCTTAA